TTTCTTCAGATGTTGAACCGTTTTTTAAAATATATTCACTACCTAAATTTGAAGTTAAAATAATAATTGTATTTTTAAAGTCCACTGTTTTTCCTAGAGAGTCAGTAATTCTTCCTTCATCCAACACTTGTAATAGAATATTAAAAACATCTGGGTGAGCTTTTTCAATTTCATCAAATAAAACGATTGAATAAGGATTTCTTCTAACTGCTTCAGTTAATCTTCCACCTTCTTCATATCCAACATATCCAGGAGGAGAACCAATTAATTTTGAAACACTATGTTTTTCCATATATTCACTCATGTCAATTCTTACCATTTTTTTACTTGAGTTAAATAATATATCAGCTAAGCTTCTTGCTATTTCAGTTTTACCAACTCCAGTAGGTCCCAAAAATAGGAAAGAACCAATTGGTTTATTTGGATCTTTAATTCCACTTCTACTTCTTAAGATTGCTTGAGAAACTGCTTCAATAGCTTCGTTTTGACCTTTTACTCTTTCTTCAAGTGTAGTTTCAAGTTCAAGTAATTTAGTTTTTTCTGATTCAACTAATCTATCAACTGGAATACCTGTTCATTTAGCAACGATTTCAGCTACATTTTTTTCAGTAACTTCTTCACTAACTAATGTTTCACGAGTATTTTTTTCAGCTTCACTTAATTGTTTTTCTAAAGTTGGCAATAATGAATATTGAATTTCACCAGCACGTTTATAATTACCTTCATTTTGTGCAATTTCTAATTCATTTCTTAAATTTTCAATTGTTGTTTTAAAACCATTAATTTTTTCTAGTTCTGATTTTTGTTCATTTCATTCACTAGCTAATTTTTCTTGTGCAATTTTTGTTTTTTCAAGTTCTTTAATAGCTTCAGCTAATCTTTCTTTTGACTTGTCATCTTTTTCTTTTGAAAGAGCACTTTTTTCAATTTCTAATTGCATAACTTTTCTATTTATTTGATCTAGCTCAGTAGGCACACTTGCTAATTCAGTTTTAATAGTTGATGAAGCTTCATCAATTAAGTCAATTGCTTTATCTGGTAAAAATCTATCCGCTATATATCTATTTGATAAATTTGCAGCACTAACAATTGCATTATCATGAATTCTAACTCCATGATATGTTTCAAATCTTTCTTTTAATCCTCTAAGTATTGAAATAGTTTGATCAACTGTTGGTTCTTCAACCATAACTCTTTGGAATCTTCTTTCTAAAGCAGAATCTTTTTCAATGTATTCCCTATATTCTTTTAAAGTTGTTGCACCAATTGCTTTTAATTCACCTCTTGCAAGAGCTGGTTTCAATAGGTTAGAAACATCCATTCCTCCCCCACTACCTGTTTTACCTGCACCAACAATTAAGTGAAGTTCATCTATAAATAGAATTATTTCACCTTCTGATTTTTTTATTTCATTAACAATAGCTTTAACTCTTGATTCATAATCACCAAGATACATTGCTCCTGCCATTAAACTTCCCATGTCTAACTCTAATATTCTTTTGCCTTTTAAAATTGAAGGAACATCTCCTTTGACTATTCTTTGAGCAAGTCCTTCAACTACAGCTGTTTTACCAACTCCAGGTTCACCAATTAAAACTGGATTATTTTTAGTTTTTCTTGAAAGAATTCTAATAACTCTTAAAATTTCTTCTTCTCTTCCAATGATTGGATCAATTTTCCCATCCTTAGCTGTTTGAGTTAAGTCACGAGTATATTTTTCTAATGCGTTTACTTCTTCGCCTTTTTGTTGAAATTCCATAATAAATTCCCTCCTTGATAAAAACCTATTTCCTAGGTTTGTAAATATATTAATACATAAATTTAGCAAAGTCAATAGGAGAGTGCTAATATTGTAACTAAGAAAAAAGAAGCTACTAAACTGCAACTTCTCCTGTAATTTTTGCATGACTTTGATAACCTTCAATTTCAATATCTTCAAATGATATATCAAAAATTGATTTATTTGAATTTATATTAATTTTACATAATGGCAACGGTTCTCTTTTTAATTGTTCATTAATTTGATCTAAGTGATTTAAATAAATATGTGCATCACCAATTGTATGAACGAAGTATCTCGCCTTTAAATTACATTCTTTTGCAATTAATTCCATTAGCAATGCATATGAAGCTATATTGAAAGGAACTCCCAAAAATACATCTCCACTTCTTTGATACAATTGTAAATCTAATCAACCATCTTTTGAAACATAAACTTGTCAAAATGAATGACACGGAGGTAATAGCATGTTATCTACTTCTGCTGGATTTCATGCTGAAACAATATGTCTTCTTGAAAATGGATTGTTTTTAATATCATTAATTAATTTAGTAAATTGATCAACTCCACCAAAGTCTCTTCATTGTTTTCCATAAACAGGACCTAAATCTCCTCATTTACTACAAAAATCATTATCACTTTTTAATCTTTCGACAAATTCTTGTAAAGTTTCATTATTAAATTCAGCTGATTTTTTAAAATTATCATAAGGTCATTCATTTCAAATCTTTACATTATTGTCAACTAAATATTTTATGTTAGTATCCCCTCTAATAAATCATAACATTTCATGAAATATTGCTTTATAGAAAACTTTTTTAGTTGTTAATAAAGGAAAACCTTCACGAAGATCATATCTTTTTTGCACACCAAACTTAGATATTGTTCCTGTGTTTGTTCGATCTTCTCGTTTTTCTCCATCTTTTAAAATTTCATTAACTAATTCAATATATTGTTTCATGTTTGATCTCCCTTATTCAATGTTAAGATTATAATTCCAAAATTATTAATTTTCTTTTCTAAATATATTGATTTTTATTTTTTTCTAAATACATTTTTCCTTTGTTAGTTAATTGTCTACCACGGCCTGTTTTTATAATTAATCTTTCTTTTAAAAAGATTGGCTCCATATTATTTAAAATTGTTTGATTAGGTACATTTATAATTTGTGCTAAGCTATCTAATGACAATGTATTATTTTCTGATAGTGTAAATAAGTAGTCTAAATCTTTTTCATTTAAACCATATTCATAAAGTCCCATTTGTTTAAAAACTCATATTAAATTTTTTTCTGATAAGTCTATTATTTTTTCTGTTATTAAAAAATCATAAATTCTTTTTACCAAATTTATAGCAACTCTTGGGACTAATCGAGAAAATTTAGCAATAATCTTTGCTTGTTCTATTTCTATTTTGTATTCTAATTTATTAAATGTATTAATTATAATTTTCGTCAAATCATCATGATTGTAACCCACTAATTCAAATTGTATTGGAAATCTATTTAAAAAAGGAAATGGTAATTTATTTATTTCTGTTGTTGCAGTTATGATAGTGAAATTTGGTAACTTTATATTAACTATTTTAGAATTATATTCTTTTCCAATAATAATGCTAAGTTTATTTTCTTCTAAAACCGGATATAAAACTTCCATGATGTCTTTGCTAACTGAATGAACTTCATCAATAAAAAGAATTTGGTTTTCTTTTATACTTGTTAGAACTGAAATTAAGTCACTTGGTCTTTGTAAACTAGGACCATTTATGATATAAATTTTGGTTTTTAATATTTTGCTTAACAAATAAGCTAAGCTTGTTTTACCCATTCCACTTGGTCCTGAGAAAATTATCGGATCTAAAACTTTATTTTGTTTGATTGATGATTCTATACATATTTTTAAATTCTTAATAACCTTTTCTTGTCCAATGTACTCACTCCACTTACTTGGTCTAAAATCATTACTCATAACTAATTTGTTCCATAACTATTTTAGTTATTTCATCCACTGAAAGTGAGTTATCAACATTAGCAATATTTTTCATTATTGTTTTATAAGAAAATCCTAACTTAACAAGTGCTGTCATTATTTTTTCTTTTTTTTGAGTTATTTTGTTTTTGAAAAAATGCTTTTGTAATTCTTCAATTATTAGTTTAGCTGTATAATTGCCAATTCCTTTTAATTTAGCCAATCTTTCAATATCGTATTCTTCAATCATTTTTATAAATTCTTCAAATGAAAAATTATTTAATAAATAAAAAGAAGTTTTAAGCCCTACTGTTTTAATTTTCACCAATTCTTTAAAAAGGTTTCTTTCATCTCTTGATCTGAAAGCTATTTCAACATTTTCAAATTCAGTATTATGATCAACAATAAATAATTTAATGTTTTTTTCATTTTTAAAATTATCTTTTGATAAATAAGAAAAGTATTCTCCTTTATTTTGATACTCAACATATAAATAATTATCATCAATTGAGTTAATATCACAAACTATATAATCCTTCATTCTTTTCACCTCATATAGTTATTAAGGAAAAAAACAAAAATTATGATTTTATTTTAAAAACAAAAGCTTTTTGAATAGTTTTATCTTTAAGTAAATATTCATTAATTTCTTTCAAAATCATTTCCAATTTATTAAAGTTCATTTTAAAGTTCTCATCAAATTTATCTGATTGATCAATAATATATAAGTTTTGATGGTTTGTATAATTAGATTTTAATCAGCAATCAAAAGAATAATTAGCTAATTTTGTAATAATCATTTCAACTGATAAATTTTTTTCAAAATCAAATTTTTCATCAATGTAAATACTCAAAAAAGGAGGTATTCTTGAAAATATTTTATAGTTTTTTTCTTTTTCTTCAAGACTTATTAAACCTTGGTTATTTATACAAAAAACATAATTCTTTTTAACATATAAAATTGCAAAAAAATCGCAAAAAGGAATTAAAAAACCTTTATTGTTTAAATTCCTAATTATTGGAGTTGTTAAAAAATTATCAAAAAAGGGTATTATTCTAAATTCATACTCATCTTGATTAAATTCAAAATTGTTATAAGAGTTTTCAACATCTTTAAAGCTTGTAAATTTTTGCTCATTTATAAGTTGATTTAAATTTAATAAATCAACTTTATTATTTGTTAAATCAACAGCGTGTAAAACTTTGTTATAAAAATTAGTATCTCTAAATAATGTAAGTTTAATGAAATCATTAATTGTTTTTTCATGTTGTTCAAAAAACTTATCTAGTGAATTGATAGATTTTGATTGAAATGAGCTATTTATTTCTAAATCATCAATTTTATTTTTACACTTTGAAATAAAATTACAAAAATTTGATTCTATTTTGGACCAGCTTTTTTCAATTTCAGTTTTATTAGAATCATTTGCTAATTCAAAATAAAAATTACTATCAGTCTGAATAAATTTTTTAAAATCTTTTAAGTCATTGATGGTATAAGTTTTTTCTATTTTGATATTCCTTAAATTTATTTTTACTAATGTAAATGATTTATTCGGATCAACAAATAAATAGTTATCAACTGATCTTAATATCAAAGATTTTGGAAATGTGTGCATTTTTATTTTATTATTCATTATTTTTTAACCTTTTGATTTATTTTAACAAACTGAGTAAAACATAATTTAAAAATAAAAAAACCTTTATAAATCATAAAAATTTTGTTTAAAGGTTTTTTATTTGTTATTTTGTTATTTTTGTTCCTGATTCGCCTTTTAAAACTGCTGCAACTTTATCTAGTGAACCTATATATGCAGGTTTACCATTTGATGATTTGACAAATGCCATTGCTGCTTGCACTTTAGGTAGCATTGAACCTGAGGCAAACTGGTTTTCCAAAATGTATTGTTCTGCTAATTTAATATTCATTTCTTTAATTGAAGATTGATTTGCTTTATTGTAGTTAATTAAAACTCTATCAACAGCTGTAAGTATAATAAGAGAATCCGCATTACATAATTCTGCAATTTTTGCTGCTGCAAAGTCTTTATCAATAACAGCGGCTACTCCTTGAATAAAATTATTTTCTTCAATAACAGGAACCCCTCCTCCACCAGCTGCAATTAAAATAAATCCATCATCAACTAATTTAGAAATCATATTTTTTTCAATAATACTAATTGGTTTTGGTGAAGCTATTACTCTTCTTCATCCTCTACCAGCATCTTCTTTAACATTTCAATTATTTAAAGAAGCCATTTTCTTAGCTGTTTGTTCATCCATAAAAGATCCGATTGGTTTAGTTGGATCTTTAAAAGCTAGATCATTTTTATCAACTAATGTTTGCGTGACAATTGAAGCCACACTTTTTTTAATTTTTCTAATATTTAATTCATTTGTAATCGCTTGTTGCAAATGATAACCAATATATCCTTGAGACATTGCTCCACATTCAGGAAAATCAACAATAGGATTTTTTTCATCTGTTTTGTTAGCTACTTCAAATCCATTATTAATCATTCCTACTTGAGGACCATTTCCATGAACAATAATTAAATCATTATTTTGTTCAATAAAATCAACTAAATGTTTCGCTGTATTTTTAACAATTAGTTTTTGTTCTTCAGGATTATTACCTAAAGCATTACCACCAATTGCTACAACTATTTTTGCCATATATTATTTCCTTTCATATTTTAAGCCATACTTCCTCCGATTGCACCACCAATTGAAAGCATTATTATACTAATAATAAATGCTCCTAAAACAACTGGTCAAATTCCTTTCAAGAATCTATCATATCCAACTCTTGAAATTGCTACAGCTCCCATTACAACACCTGAAGTTGGTGTAAATAAGTTTAATATTCCATTTGCCATTGAGAACGCCATTACAGATCCTGACGCTGCTGCATCTTGGAATCCAGTAACTACACCATTAGAGTCTTTAACTGCTACTGATGTTGCAATTAATGGAAATATTGCTGCTGCAAATCCTGATGATGATGGGATTAAGAATGATAATGGTAAGAATAGAATAAATAAAACTAATATTTTACCTACTTGACTATTAATTCCACCAATTGATGAATTTAATCCACTAACAAATAGTTCTTGTAAGTGAGTTGCTTGTAAAATAACTCCTACTCCAGCTGCTGTAGCAATAACTAAACAAACTGATAGAATATCTGAAGCACCAGCCATAAATTCTTGTAAGAATCCTTCTTCTCCTAATCCTAAAACTAAACTCATGATAATAGCAGCAATTAAGAAAATTGTAGCTACTACATCTAATCCTCCTTGGCCAAATCCAGGAATCATTGATGTTAAGTATGGGAAACTTTGATTAATTTTATCTCCAAAGTCAGCCATCGCTGTTGTACCTGTAATTGAATCTCAATTAACAAGATACATAATCATAACTAAGAATGTCAATCCAAAGATTGCTAAAGAAGTTTTTCTTTTTCCTGTCATTATAATTTTTTCATTATTTTCTGATAAGAAGAATTGTTTGTCTCCTTCATAAGTTGAGAATGTAACAGATTTTGAAGGATTATTTTTAACTTTGTTTGCATATCACATAACATAAGCAATAGCTGCTCCAGTCATTACCATTCATGTGATTAATCTTCAAACTAAACCATCACCAGCAGAAATACCATTTCCACCAGATAATCCTGAACCACTGTTTAATCCATCCATAGCAATTGTAATAACGAATGGGTTAACTGTAGAACAAATAACTCCTACTCCCGCTCCAACTAAAACAATCATTAAACCTGTGAATGTGTCGTAACCAGCAGCGATCATTAGCGGAATACAAATCATGTAGAAACCTAATGATTCTTCTGCCATTCCTTCTGCTGTTCCACAAATTGAAAAGAAAATCATTAATGGAATAATTGCATAAATTTCTTTTCCTTGTAGTTTTGCAAGAATTCCTTGTGAGAATCCTTGTAAAGATTTAGAAGCAATTGTTAATTGAATAAAAGCCCCTAAAACTAAGATAAATATAATAACATCAGCTTTGCCTTGAAAACCTTTCATAGGTGCAAACAATATATCGACTAATCCAGCCGCTTGAATTTTAGTTGGATTTGTAGTTTCTGTTATTATTGTACCTGGCAATCCTGTTGCAGGATCTGTTCAGGGTGTTTCAATAGTGCTTTTAACATCTGTTGAAACTCCAGTTCAATGTAGAATTCAAGATAATAAAACTAAGAAAGCAATTATCAATAATAAAATTGAGAATGCTGACCACATTTTAAATTTCCTTTTTTGTGGTTTTTCTTGTTTAGCTGCTAAATTGAAATCTTCATCCTTTCTTTTTTCAGTTGCTGTCATATTTCTCCTTAGAGCATTCTATTGTTTACCGATAGTTGCCACCATAACTGCTTTAATAGTATGTAGTCTGTTTTCTGCTTCTTCAAAAACAACTGAATGTTTTGATTGGAAAATTTCATCAGTTACTTCCATACTTTCAAGTCCAAATTTTTCATGAATATCTTGACCAACAGATGTATTTAAATCATGGAATGCTGGTAAGCAGTGCATGAAAAGATAATCTTTTTTAGCATTAACAAGATTTTCTTTTGAAACTTGGAAAGGTTTTAATTGTTTAATTCTACTTTCTCAAACTTCTGGTGCTTCACCCATTGACACTCAAACGTCTGTATAAACAACATCAGCGTCTGTACATGCTTTTTTCATATCATCAGATAAAGTAATTGTTCCACCTGTTTCTGCTGCTATTTCTTTACATTGTTTTACTAGAGCTTCATCTGGTCATAATTCTTTTGGAGCTGCTGCCACAAAATGCATTCCCATTTTGGCACATCCGACCATTAATGAATTACCCATGTTGTTTCTTGCATCTCCAGCAAAAACAAATTTAATTCCTTTTAAGTCACCTTTGATTTCTTCAATTGTTAAAAAGTCTGCCAAAATTTGTGTTGGGTGAAACTCATCAGTTAAACCATTATAAACTGGCACTCCTGAGTATTTTGCTAAGTCTTCAACATCACTTTGTTTGAATCCTCTAAATTGAATTGCATCATACATTCTACCTAAAACTTTTGCTGAATCAACAACTGATTCTTTTTTACCAAATTGAGATCCTGAAGGTCCTAAATATGTAACATGAGCACCTTGGTCTAATGCACCAACCTCAAATGCACATCTTGTTCTTGTTGAATCTTTTTGGAATAGTAAAACAATATTTTTACCTTCCATATTTTTTTGTTCTGTACCAGCATATTTAGCACGTTTTAAGTCTCTACTTAAATTTAGTAAATACCTGATTTCTCTAGGTGTGAAGTCTAGTAATTTTAAAAAACTTCTTCCTTTTAAATTAACTGCCATATTTTATAACCTTATCTTTCTTTTATATTTTTATTGTTTTAAATCTTCTCTTCATAAAGGCATAGACATACATCTAGGACCTCCACGTCCTCTTGACAATTCAGCTGAAGGAGTTTTGATAACTTCAATTCCAGCTTTTTCCATTAAATCAATTGTTACTCAGTTTCTTTCATAAGCAATAACTTTGCCTGGTGCAACAACTAAATGGTTAGTTCCATCGTTTCATTGTTCTCTACCAGCAGCAATTTCATCATCACCACCACATTTGATTATTTTTACTGATTTTCCAACTAATTCTGATAAAACATCAATTAAAGATTTTTTAATTTCAGTTTTTCCTTCTGGTGTTATTAAATAAATTTTAAAAGCATCAACATTATCAAATATTAATGGGTGAGCGATAAATTTATCGTAATCCGCATTTGTTAATACTGTATCTAGGTGCATAAATGCTCTTGTTTTTGGTAAGTCTAATACAAGTATTTTTTTGTATGTTCCTTTTGCAAATACTTCTTTAGACATTCTTTCAATTGCTTTCATGCTTGTTCTTTGTGAAACACCAATAACTAGAATTTCTTTGTTAAGAACCATGATGTCTCCACCTTCAATTGGTTCTTCTCATTCTCTTTCATAGAAATGCGGCACATCATTGGCAAATCTTGAGTGATTTTTAAACACAAAGTCCGGGAACAATGTCTCTCTGTTACGAGTTACAGATCACATTTTGTGTAAAGTCACACCATTACCAACTGATGCAAAAGGGTCTCTTTGGAACAATACGTTAGGTAATGGATCAGCTATGAAAGGATAGTGATTTTCATCATGAATACCTAATTCTATTTTTTTAGTCCCTGCTATCATTTTATTTACCATTTCAAAATTTGATAAACTTAATAAATATTTTTTAAATTCTTTAGTGTATTTTTTATCATTGATACCTTCTTTGATAAATTTATTAACAAATTCATCTTTCAAGTTAGGATTTTGATCTAAAGCTTCAGCCACTAATCTTTCAATGTATAAAACTTCAACCCCTTCTCTTCTTAATAAATCTGTAAATCTATCGTGTTCTTCAATGGCTACTTTTTTGAATGGAATATCATCAAATAATAGCCTTTCCAATAAATCGGGAACTAAGTTTTCAACTTCATCCCCAGGTCTATGTACTAAAACAGATTTTAATTTTCCAATTTCTGAATAAACATTAATTTTAGACATATTTTTCAACTTCCTTTTCTAATTTTTTAAAGTTAAGGTACTAACCTCAAATTTATTATTGCACTTTTAAATAACAATTTCCAAATTTTGGGAAAATTTTTGAAAATTATTATTTTGAATAAAGGTGTTTTGCGTAAAAAGAAAAAAACGCTAAGTTTTTTAGCGTTTTATTATTTGTCTATTTTTCCAGCTTCGTATAAGTTTTTAAAATGACCTTCTTTTTTAGTTAATTCATTAAATGTTCCTTCTTGTACAATTCCAGCACCATTAGCACCAAGTACAATGATATGATCAACATTTTTAATAGTTGAAAGTTTATGAGCGATAGTAACACTTGTTCTACCTTTCATTAATTGATTCAACTTATTTTGAATTTCTTTTTCCACAATATTATCTAAAGCAGAAGTAGCTTCATCTAAAATTAATAACTCAGGATTTTTTAAAATCATTCTAGCAATAACTAAACGTTGTTTTTGTCCACCAGAAAGCATAAATCCACGTTCACCTAAAACAGTTTGATAACCTTCAGGTCAACTCATAACTAATGCATGTAGCTCAGCTTTTTTACATGCTTCAATCGCATCATCATCAGTTGCATCAAATTTACCATATTTAATATTTTCTAAAACAGTACCAAATAAAATTTGTGGTTCTTGTTCTACATAACCAACATGGTTTAAGTAATGTGATAGATTTAAATCTTTTAAATCATCTTTATTATTAATCAATATTTGTCCTTCACTAGGATCATAAAATCTCAATAGCAATTTAGCAATAGTTGATTTACCAGAACCTGTTTCTCCAACAAAGGCATATGACTTACCATATTGTAAAGTAAAGTTAAAGTTAGGTAAGATTAAGTTTTCTGGTTTTTCAGGATATCTGAATTTAACATTTTTGAATACAATATCACCTTTTAAGTCTTTAATTTCTTTTCCTTCATGATAATGGAAATCTAAAATTGATTCAGCATTTAATGTTTTTAGAATTCTTGATGAAGAAACTCCAGCCATAGCAGCACCACCAGATATTACAAATAAGGTAATAATTGGCCCAGTTAACATTCCCTGCGCCATTACAAAAGCAGGGAAGATTTGGAAGAATGCTTGCATTCTAGTGGTATCTGAATCTCCAGCAAAGAAAACAGCAGCAAATACAGGAGCAGTAAACAATAATAAGAAATCTCCAGCAAAAACAATCACTGAAAATAAACTTAATCATTTTCCAATTGGTCTTCCTTGGTCATAATAATCAACATGTTTATCTTTAAAGTATTGTGTTTCATAATCTTCTGTTCCAGTTGATTTAATTAATCTAATTGAGATAACACGATCAATTACATTACCATTTGTTTTTTCCAATGTTAATCTAACTTTTTCTCATTTTTTAACTAATGCAATATAACAACCAAAAAACGCAATTAAAATT
The Mesoplasma entomophilum DNA segment above includes these coding regions:
- a CDS encoding ATP-dependent Clp protease ATP-binding subunit, whose protein sequence is MEFQQKGEEVNALEKYTRDLTQTAKDGKIDPIIGREEEILRVIRILSRKTKNNPVLIGEPGVGKTAVVEGLAQRIVKGDVPSILKGKRILELDMGSLMAGAMYLGDYESRVKAIVNEIKKSEGEIILFIDELHLIVGAGKTGSGGGMDVSNLLKPALARGELKAIGATTLKEYREYIEKDSALERRFQRVMVEEPTVDQTISILRGLKERFETYHGVRIHDNAIVSAANLSNRYIADRFLPDKAIDLIDEASSTIKTELASVPTELDQINRKVMQLEIEKSALSKEKDDKSKERLAEAIKELEKTKIAQEKLASEWNEQKSELEKINGFKTTIENLRNELEIAQNEGNYKRAGEIQYSLLPTLEKQLSEAEKNTRETLVSEEVTEKNVAEIVAKWTGIPVDRLVESEKTKLLELETTLEERVKGQNEAIEAVSQAILRSRSGIKDPNKPIGSFLFLGPTGVGKTEIARSLADILFNSSKKMVRIDMSEYMEKHSVSKLIGSPPGYVGYEEGGRLTEAVRRNPYSIVLFDEIEKAHPDVFNILLQVLDEGRITDSLGKTVDFKNTIIILTSNLGSEYILKNGSTSEESKIAIQSELLKHFRPEFLNRIDNVVIFNPLSKENIAEIVTKELNILSTRLENDKNLFLTFDLKAKNKIIDEGYDPQFGARPIKRYIEKNIETLLAQKIISGEIEENIRYTITVENDSFSLSKIRN
- a CDS encoding thymidylate synthase; translation: MKQYIELVNEILKDGEKREDRTNTGTISKFGVQKRYDLREGFPLLTTKKVFYKAIFHEMLWFIRGDTNIKYLVDNNVKIWNEWPYDNFKKSAEFNNETLQEFVERLKSDNDFCSKWGDLGPVYGKQWRDFGGVDQFTKLINDIKNNPFSRRHIVSAWNPAEVDNMLLPPCHSFWQVYVSKDGWLDLQLYQRSGDVFLGVPFNIASYALLMELIAKECNLKARYFVHTIGDAHIYLNHLDQINEQLKREPLPLCKININSNKSIFDISFEDIEIEGYQSHAKITGEVAV
- the ruvB gene encoding Holliday junction branch migration DNA helicase RuvB, whose amino-acid sequence is MSNDFRPSKWSEYIGQEKVIKNLKICIESSIKQNKVLDPIIFSGPSGMGKTSLAYLLSKILKTKIYIINGPSLQRPSDLISVLTSIKENQILFIDEVHSVSKDIMEVLYPVLEENKLSIIIGKEYNSKIVNIKLPNFTIITATTEINKLPFPFLNRFPIQFELVGYNHDDLTKIIINTFNKLEYKIEIEQAKIIAKFSRLVPRVAINLVKRIYDFLITEKIIDLSEKNLIWVFKQMGLYEYGLNEKDLDYLFTLSENNTLSLDSLAQIINVPNQTILNNMEPIFLKERLIIKTGRGRQLTNKGKMYLEKNKNQYI
- the ruvA gene encoding Holliday junction branch migration protein RuvA; its protein translation is MKDYIVCDINSIDDNYLYVEYQNKGEYFSYLSKDNFKNEKNIKLFIVDHNTEFENVEIAFRSRDERNLFKELVKIKTVGLKTSFYLLNNFSFEEFIKMIEEYDIERLAKLKGIGNYTAKLIIEELQKHFFKNKITQKKEKIMTALVKLGFSYKTIMKNIANVDNSLSVDEITKIVMEQISYE
- the arcC gene encoding carbamate kinase produces the protein MAKIVVAIGGNALGNNPEEQKLIVKNTAKHLVDFIEQNNDLIIVHGNGPQVGMINNGFEVANKTDEKNPIVDFPECGAMSQGYIGYHLQQAITNELNIRKIKKSVASIVTQTLVDKNDLAFKDPTKPIGSFMDEQTAKKMASLNNWNVKEDAGRGWRRVIASPKPISIIEKNMISKLVDDGFILIAAGGGGVPVIEENNFIQGVAAVIDKDFAAAKIAELCNADSLIILTAVDRVLINYNKANQSSIKEMNIKLAEQYILENQFASGSMLPKVQAAMAFVKSSNGKPAYIGSLDKVAAVLKGESGTKITK
- a CDS encoding YfcC family protein, whose product is MWSAFSILLLIIAFLVLLSWILHWTGVSTDVKSTIETPWTDPATGLPGTIITETTNPTKIQAAGLVDILFAPMKGFQGKADVIIFILVLGAFIQLTIASKSLQGFSQGILAKLQGKEIYAIIPLMIFFSICGTAEGMAEESLGFYMICIPLMIAAGYDTFTGLMIVLVGAGVGVICSTVNPFVITIAMDGLNSGSGLSGGNGISAGDGLVWRLITWMVMTGAAIAYVMWYANKVKNNPSKSVTFSTYEGDKQFFLSENNEKIIMTGKRKTSLAIFGLTFLVMIMYLVNWDSITGTTAMADFGDKINQSFPYLTSMIPGFGQGGLDVVATIFLIAAIIMSLVLGLGEEGFLQEFMAGASDILSVCLVIATAAGVGVILQATHLQELFVSGLNSSIGGINSQVGKILVLFILFLPLSFLIPSSSGFAAAIFPLIATSVAVKDSNGVVTGFQDAAASGSVMAFSMANGILNLFTPTSGVVMGAVAISRVGYDRFLKGIWPVVLGAFIISIIMLSIGGAIGGSMA
- the argF gene encoding ornithine carbamoyltransferase — encoded protein: MAVNLKGRSFLKLLDFTPREIRYLLNLSRDLKRAKYAGTEQKNMEGKNIVLLFQKDSTRTRCAFEVGALDQGAHVTYLGPSGSQFGKKESVVDSAKVLGRMYDAIQFRGFKQSDVEDLAKYSGVPVYNGLTDEFHPTQILADFLTIEEIKGDLKGIKFVFAGDARNNMGNSLMVGCAKMGMHFVAAAPKELWPDEALVKQCKEIAAETGGTITLSDDMKKACTDADVVYTDVWVSMGEAPEVWESRIKQLKPFQVSKENLVNAKKDYLFMHCLPAFHDLNTSVGQDIHEKFGLESMEVTDEIFQSKHSVVFEEAENRLHTIKAVMVATIGKQ
- a CDS encoding arginine deiminase, with translation MKNMSKINVYSEIGKLKSVLVHRPGDEVENLVPDLLERLLFDDIPFKKVAIEEHDRFTDLLRREGVEVLYIERLVAEALDQNPNLKDEFVNKFIKEGINDKKYTKEFKKYLLSLSNFEMVNKMIAGTKKIELGIHDENHYPFIADPLPNVLFQRDPFASVGNGVTLHKMWSVTRNRETLFPDFVFKNHSRFANDVPHFYEREWEEPIEGGDIMVLNKEILVIGVSQRTSMKAIERMSKEVFAKGTYKKILVLDLPKTRAFMHLDTVLTNADYDKFIAHPLIFDNVDAFKIYLITPEGKTEIKKSLIDVLSELVGKSVKIIKCGGDDEIAAGREQWNDGTNHLVVAPGKVIAYERNWVTIDLMEKAGIEVIKTPSAELSRGRGGPRCMSMPLWREDLKQ
- a CDS encoding ABC transporter ATP-binding protein → MKKKKEISNSRAFIYLFFKYYKQDFKKNWWVIPNFVFWALMLFLAPLLTNQINLALSLTDAQKAASTGFWLVRFWGLETTQLIIISVALLFFNLFNSFLFNWWSNTFAKQIETHLRNEVLEKLIRQDISYYSDKKIGELLTNVISDAQVVGNQAVDIPMNVASAFFQSIIGLSLTFILEWRIALVGCVIFVLILIAFFGCYIALVKKWEKVRLTLEKTNGNVIDRVISIRLIKSTGTEDYETQYFKDKHVDYYDQGRPIGKWLSLFSVIVFAGDFLLLFTAPVFAAVFFAGDSDTTRMQAFFQIFPAFVMAQGMLTGPIITLFVISGGAAMAGVSSSRILKTLNAESILDFHYHEGKEIKDLKGDIVFKNVKFRYPEKPENLILPNFNFTLQYGKSYAFVGETGSGKSTIAKLLLRFYDPSEGQILINNKDDLKDLNLSHYLNHVGYVEQEPQILFGTVLENIKYGKFDATDDDAIEACKKAELHALVMSWPEGYQTVLGERGFMLSGGQKQRLVIARMILKNPELLILDEATSALDNIVEKEIQNKLNQLMKGRTSVTIAHKLSTIKNVDHIIVLGANGAGIVQEGTFNELTKKEGHFKNLYEAGKIDK